Proteins encoded by one window of Rouxiella chamberiensis:
- the hda gene encoding DnaA inactivator Hda produces the protein MLLNTPAQLSLPLYLPDDETFASFYAGENTSLLSAIQTALQQEHGTYIYFWSREGGGRSHLLHAACAELSLRGEAVGYVPLDKRAYFVPEVLDGMEQLALVCIDNIQGIAGDEAWEAAIFHLYNRILETGRTRLFITGDRPPRQLNLGLPDLASRLDWGQIYRLQPLSDDEKLQALQVRAKLRGFELPEDVGRFLLKRLDREMRTLFMTLDQLDRASITAQRKLTIPFVKETLNL, from the coding sequence GTGCTTCTGAATACGCCGGCACAGCTTTCCCTGCCACTTTATCTTCCCGACGACGAAACCTTTGCCAGTTTTTATGCGGGAGAAAACACCTCGCTGCTCTCCGCTATCCAGACTGCGTTGCAGCAGGAACATGGCACCTACATCTATTTCTGGTCGCGTGAAGGCGGCGGTCGCAGCCATTTGCTGCATGCGGCCTGCGCCGAACTTTCGCTGCGCGGTGAAGCAGTAGGCTATGTCCCCCTCGACAAACGCGCCTATTTTGTGCCGGAAGTGCTCGATGGCATGGAGCAACTGGCGCTGGTCTGCATCGACAATATTCAGGGCATTGCCGGCGACGAAGCCTGGGAAGCCGCCATCTTCCACCTCTATAACCGTATCCTCGAAACCGGCCGCACGCGTCTGTTCATTACCGGCGATCGTCCGCCGCGCCAGTTGAATCTCGGCCTGCCGGACTTGGCCTCGCGCCTCGACTGGGGGCAAATCTACCGCCTGCAGCCACTTTCAGACGATGAAAAATTGCAGGCGTTGCAGGTGCGCGCCAAACTGCGCGGCTTCGAGCTGCCCGAGGACGTTGGACGTTTTTTGCTAAAACGTCTGGATCGCGAGATGCGCACCCTGTTCATGACCCTCGATCAGCTCGATCGCGCGTCGATTACCGCCCAGCGCAAATTGACCATTCCCTTTGTTAAAGAAACGCTCAATCTCTAG
- the arsC gene encoding arsenate reductase (glutaredoxin) (This arsenate reductase requires both glutathione and glutaredoxin to convert arsenate to arsenite, after which the efflux transporter formed by ArsA and ArsB can extrude the arsenite from the cell, providing resistance.) produces the protein MEHDVAIYHNPRCSKSRETLELLEEKGIKPDVILYLETPPSLDTLKSLQQKLGFSSAREMMRSGEEVYKEKNLADTHLSEEQLLQAIADSPRLLERPIVVANGKARLGRPPEQVLEIL, from the coding sequence ATGGAACACGATGTCGCGATTTACCACAATCCCCGTTGCAGCAAAAGCCGCGAGACGCTGGAACTGCTTGAAGAAAAAGGCATCAAGCCCGATGTGATTTTATACCTCGAGACACCGCCGTCGCTCGACACGCTGAAATCGTTGCAGCAGAAACTGGGGTTTTCTTCGGCGCGTGAAATGATGCGCAGCGGCGAGGAAGTCTATAAAGAGAAAAATCTCGCCGATACCCACCTGAGTGAAGAGCAGCTGTTGCAGGCTATCGCAGACAGTCCGCGTCTGCTCGAACGCCCCATCGTGGTCGCCAACGGCAAGGCGCGGCTCGGCCGTCCGCCGGAACAGGTGCTGGAGATTCTTTAG